Proteins from a single region of Bradyrhizobium diazoefficiens:
- the sppA gene encoding signal peptide peptidase SppA: protein MSLDSDIIVDRRRIRRKLTFWRVMAALIAIAAIAGFALIATPGARGSFASAGSIARVQIEGLIRTDSERTRALERLENSQAAAVIVHINSPGGTTAGSEQLYDSLTRLKAKKPLVVVVEGLAASGGYITAIASDHIIAQQSSLVGSIGVLFQFPNVSELLKTVGVKVEEVKSTPLKAAPNGYEPTSPEARAALDALVKDSYAWFKDLVKQRRGMDDTQLAKVVDGRVFTGRQAIDLKLIDQLGDEKTAVTWLEEQKGVKKGLSVRDYKLEPRFGDLPFLKSAAAVTLEALGFGSIAHQIAQTGVVQAVDRVGLDGMLALWQPAASN from the coding sequence ATGTCGCTCGATTCGGACATCATCGTCGATCGCCGCAGGATCCGCCGCAAGCTGACGTTCTGGCGTGTGATGGCCGCGCTGATCGCGATCGCGGCGATCGCGGGCTTTGCGCTGATCGCGACACCCGGCGCGCGCGGCAGCTTCGCCTCCGCAGGCTCAATCGCACGCGTGCAGATCGAGGGCCTGATCCGCACCGATTCCGAGCGCACGCGAGCGCTGGAGCGGCTGGAGAATTCGCAGGCCGCCGCCGTCATCGTTCACATCAACTCGCCGGGCGGCACCACCGCCGGCTCCGAGCAGCTGTATGACTCGCTCACGCGCCTGAAGGCGAAGAAGCCGCTGGTCGTCGTGGTCGAAGGTCTTGCCGCGTCCGGCGGCTACATCACCGCGATTGCGAGCGACCACATCATCGCCCAGCAGAGCTCGCTGGTCGGCTCGATCGGTGTGCTGTTCCAGTTTCCCAACGTCTCGGAGCTCCTGAAGACCGTCGGCGTCAAGGTCGAGGAAGTGAAGTCCACGCCGCTGAAGGCCGCGCCCAACGGGTACGAGCCGACCAGCCCCGAGGCGCGGGCCGCGCTGGATGCGCTGGTGAAGGATTCCTATGCCTGGTTCAAGGATCTGGTGAAGCAGCGCCGTGGCATGGATGACACGCAACTCGCAAAAGTCGTCGATGGCCGCGTCTTCACCGGCCGCCAGGCGATCGATCTCAAGCTGATCGATCAGCTCGGTGATGAGAAAACCGCCGTAACCTGGCTGGAGGAGCAGAAAGGCGTCAAGAAGGGCCTCAGCGTGCGCGATTACAAGCTCGAGCCGCGCTTTGGCGACCTGCCTTTCCTCAAGTCCGCCGCCGCCGTGACGCTGGAAGCGCTTGGATTCGGCTCGATTGCGCATCAGATCGCGCAAACCGGCGTCGTGCAGGCGGTCGATCGCGTCGGGTTGGATGGAATGCTGGCGTTATGGCAGCCTGCTGCGTCGAATTGA
- a CDS encoding phosphoribosylanthranilate isomerase, with amino-acid sequence MSLLVKICGLSTRETLETALDAGADMVGFVFFPPSPRHVPLETGRDLGRQVKRRALKVALTVDADDATLDNIMDALSPDIFQLHGKESVARLRDIKQKFGRPVMKAVPVATAADLTVLPGYAAVAERILFDARAPKDATRPGGLGEPFDWHLLENLELKLPYMVSGGLHAHNVAQALRVTGAGGVDVSSGVESAPGVKDPELIKAFIRAARAIQELSVR; translated from the coding sequence ATGTCCCTGCTCGTCAAAATCTGCGGCCTGTCCACGCGCGAGACGCTCGAAACGGCGCTCGACGCGGGCGCCGACATGGTGGGGTTCGTGTTCTTTCCGCCGTCGCCGCGGCATGTGCCGCTCGAGACGGGGCGCGATCTCGGCCGCCAGGTGAAGCGCCGCGCGCTCAAGGTCGCGCTCACGGTCGATGCCGACGATGCCACGCTCGACAACATCATGGACGCGCTGTCGCCGGATATCTTCCAGCTCCATGGCAAGGAGAGCGTGGCGCGGCTGCGCGACATCAAGCAGAAATTCGGCCGCCCGGTGATGAAGGCCGTTCCGGTCGCAACCGCTGCCGATCTTACCGTGCTGCCGGGCTATGCCGCAGTCGCCGAACGCATCCTGTTCGACGCGCGCGCGCCGAAGGACGCGACGCGGCCCGGCGGTTTGGGCGAGCCCTTCGACTGGCACTTGCTGGAAAATCTCGAGCTGAAACTGCCCTATATGGTCTCGGGAGGGCTTCACGCCCACAACGTTGCGCAGGCGCTTCGCGTGACTGGTGCCGGCGGCGTTGACGTCTCCTCCGGTGTCGAGAGTGCTCCCGGCGTCAAGGATCCCGAGCTGATCAAGGCCTTCATTCGCGCCGCGCGCGCCATCCAAGAGTTGAGCGTTCGATGA
- a CDS encoding lipopolysaccharide assembly protein LapA domain-containing protein — MRKFLTALIVIPLGLILVTFAVANRHFVTVSFDPFMAADPALSVTLPLFLLLILVAALGVIVGGCAVWFGQRHWRRAARRHEADARTARVELADLKAQVAPAKPEAQRLPAPSGLGLYGPVGRDKQRATL; from the coding sequence ATGCGAAAGTTCCTGACCGCGCTGATCGTGATTCCGCTGGGCCTGATCCTGGTGACCTTTGCCGTCGCCAACCGGCATTTCGTCACCGTCTCCTTCGATCCCTTCATGGCAGCCGATCCGGCCCTGTCGGTCACGCTGCCGCTGTTCCTGCTGCTGATCCTGGTGGCTGCCCTGGGCGTCATCGTCGGCGGCTGTGCCGTCTGGTTCGGCCAGCGGCATTGGCGGCGCGCTGCGCGCCGGCATGAGGCGGATGCTCGGACCGCCCGGGTCGAGCTGGCCGATCTCAAGGCCCAGGTGGCGCCGGCAAAGCCCGAGGCCCAGCGCCTCCCGGCACCCTCCGGGTTGGGACTTTACGGGCCTGTCGGGCGAGACAAGCAGCGCGCGACGTTGTAG
- the trpA gene encoding tryptophan synthase subunit alpha translates to MTTRIDTRFAELKKDGRSAFVTFVMAGDPDPATSLEIVKALPKAGADVIELGMPFTDPMADGPSIQAAGLRALKLGMTLKKTLDLVRDFREVDNATPIVLMGYYNPIYIYGVDKFLGDAKSAGIDGLIIVDLPPEEDDELCLPAMKAGLNFIRLATPTTDDKRLPAVLANTSGFVYYVAITGITGAAAADATAVSAAVARIKRHTQLPVCVGFGIRTPESARAIASHANGAVVGTALVDALKNSLDAEGRATGKTVNAVAELAVSLAQGVKGAQQAAE, encoded by the coding sequence GTGACCACGCGTATCGACACCCGTTTTGCCGAGCTGAAAAAAGACGGCCGCTCGGCCTTCGTCACCTTTGTGATGGCCGGCGATCCCGATCCGGCGACCTCGCTCGAGATCGTCAAGGCGCTGCCGAAGGCGGGCGCCGACGTGATCGAGCTCGGCATGCCCTTCACCGATCCGATGGCCGACGGCCCGTCGATCCAGGCGGCAGGCTTGCGCGCGCTCAAGCTCGGCATGACGCTGAAGAAGACGCTCGATCTCGTGCGCGACTTCCGCGAGGTCGACAATGCGACGCCGATCGTGCTGATGGGCTATTACAATCCGATCTACATCTATGGCGTCGACAAATTCCTGGGCGATGCCAAGAGCGCCGGCATTGACGGCCTGATCATCGTCGACCTGCCGCCGGAAGAGGACGACGAGCTCTGCCTGCCCGCGATGAAAGCCGGCCTCAATTTCATCCGCCTGGCGACGCCGACGACCGACGATAAGCGCCTGCCAGCCGTGCTCGCCAATACATCGGGCTTCGTCTACTACGTCGCCATCACGGGCATCACGGGTGCAGCGGCTGCTGATGCCACGGCGGTGAGCGCAGCGGTGGCCCGCATCAAGCGCCACACCCAACTGCCGGTCTGCGTCGGCTTCGGCATCCGCACGCCGGAGAGCGCCCGCGCCATCGCCTCCCATGCCAACGGCGCGGTGGTCGGCACCGCGCTGGTCGATGCCCTCAAGAACAGCCTCGATGCGGAAGGCCGGGCAACCGGCAAAACCGTTAACGCCGTCGCCGAATTGGCGGTGTCCCTGGCCCAGGGCGTCAAAGGTGCGCAGCAGGCCGCCGAATAG
- the aroA gene encoding 3-phosphoshikimate 1-carboxyvinyltransferase, which yields MTHSDKPTPLQSRASGPLTGKVRVPGDKSISHRALILGALAVGETRITGLLEGEDVLNTARSMQALGAKVERTGDFAWMVHGVGVGGFAEPKATLEFGNSGTGCRLIMGAVAGCPISAVFDGDASLRSRPMRRILDPLEKMGAKVISGGEGGRLPLTVQGARDPLPITYKTPVASAQIKSAVLLAGLAAPGTTTVIEGEASRDHTELMLKHFGADITSVAEGAHGRRITLVGQPELHGATVIVPADPSSAAFPVVAALIVEGSDVVLSDVMTNPLRTGLFTTLREMGASIEESETRGDAGEPMARLRVRASKLRGVEVPPERAPSMIDEYLVLAVAASFAEGTTIMRGLQELRVKESDRLEATADMLRVNGVKVTVSGDDLIVEGRGHVPGGGAVATHMDHRIAMSALVMGCASDRPVTVDDTAFIATSFPDFIPMMRSLGVEFS from the coding sequence TTGACCCATTCCGACAAGCCCACGCCGCTGCAGTCGCGCGCAAGCGGTCCCCTGACCGGGAAAGTACGGGTGCCCGGGGACAAGTCGATCTCCCACCGGGCCCTCATTTTGGGCGCGCTCGCGGTCGGCGAGACCAGGATCACGGGCCTCCTCGAGGGCGAGGACGTCCTCAACACCGCCAGATCCATGCAGGCCCTCGGCGCCAAGGTCGAGCGCACCGGCGATTTCGCTTGGATGGTGCACGGGGTGGGTGTCGGAGGCTTCGCCGAGCCCAAGGCGACGCTGGAGTTCGGCAACTCCGGCACCGGCTGCCGGCTGATCATGGGCGCGGTCGCAGGCTGCCCGATCTCCGCGGTTTTCGACGGCGATGCCTCGCTGCGCAGCCGTCCCATGCGCCGGATCCTCGATCCGCTCGAAAAAATGGGCGCGAAGGTGATCTCCGGCGGCGAGGGCGGCCGGCTGCCGCTGACCGTCCAAGGCGCACGCGATCCATTGCCGATCACCTATAAAACCCCGGTCGCCTCGGCCCAGATCAAATCGGCGGTGCTACTGGCGGGCTTGGCCGCGCCCGGCACCACCACCGTCATCGAGGGGGAGGCCAGCCGCGACCACACCGAGCTGATGCTGAAGCATTTTGGCGCCGACATCACCTCGGTGGCCGAGGGGGCTCACGGCCGCCGCATCACGCTGGTCGGCCAGCCTGAGCTGCACGGCGCCACGGTCATCGTGCCCGCCGATCCCTCGTCAGCGGCATTTCCGGTCGTCGCGGCGCTGATCGTCGAGGGCTCCGATGTCGTCCTCTCCGACGTCATGACCAATCCGCTGCGCACCGGGCTTTTCACCACGCTGCGTGAAATGGGCGCCTCGATCGAGGAAAGCGAAACCCGCGGCGATGCCGGCGAGCCGATGGCGCGCTTGCGCGTGCGCGCCTCAAAGCTGCGTGGCGTCGAGGTGCCGCCGGAGCGCGCGCCCTCGATGATCGACGAATATCTCGTGCTGGCGGTCGCGGCCTCCTTCGCCGAGGGCACGACCATCATGCGCGGCCTGCAGGAGCTTCGCGTCAAGGAATCCGATCGCCTTGAGGCCACCGCGGACATGCTCCGCGTCAACGGCGTGAAGGTCACTGTCTCCGGCGACGATCTGATCGTCGAGGGCCGCGGCCACGTGCCTGGCGGCGGCGCTGTCGCCACCCACATGGACCACCGCATCGCGATGTCCGCTTTGGTGATGGGCTGTGCCTCCGATCGGCCGGTGACGGTGGACGACACCGCCTTCATCGCCACCAGTTTTCCGGACTTCATTCCGATGATGCGATCGCTGGGGGTCGAGTTTTCATGA
- a CDS encoding organic hydroperoxide resistance protein, with amino-acid sequence MSVNVLYKTSAKATGGRDGHAATLDGALDVKLTTPKELGGGGGAGNNPEQLFAAGYAACFIGAMKFVASQGGPKVPADASVTSTVGIGPRSEGGFGLDIDLAVSLPGLARAEAEALVEKAHQVCPYSNATRGNVDVRLTVV; translated from the coding sequence ATGTCCGTGAACGTCCTTTACAAGACCAGCGCAAAAGCCACCGGCGGCCGCGACGGCCATGCTGCGACCCTGGATGGCGCGCTCGACGTCAAGCTCACCACGCCGAAGGAACTCGGTGGCGGCGGCGGCGCGGGCAACAATCCGGAGCAGCTGTTTGCGGCCGGCTACGCCGCCTGCTTCATCGGCGCGATGAAGTTCGTGGCCTCGCAGGGCGGTCCGAAAGTTCCGGCTGACGCCTCCGTGACCTCGACCGTCGGCATCGGCCCGCGCTCGGAAGGCGGCTTCGGCCTCGACATCGACCTCGCCGTTTCGCTGCCGGGTCTGGCCCGCGCGGAAGCCGAGGCGCTGGTCGAGAAGGCGCATCAGGTGTGCCCGTACTCCAACGCGACGCGCGGCAATGTCGACGTCCGCCTGACGGTCGTCTGA
- a CDS encoding integration host factor subunit beta, translated as MIKSELVQRIAEHNPHLYQRDVENIVNAILEEIVAALARGDRVELRGFGAFSVKHRPARAGRNPRTGAHVPVDQKSVPFFKTGKEMRERLNRDHPDPGAPD; from the coding sequence ATGATCAAATCCGAACTTGTTCAGCGTATCGCCGAGCACAACCCGCATCTGTACCAGCGGGATGTCGAGAACATTGTGAATGCGATTCTCGAAGAGATCGTAGCGGCCCTCGCGCGCGGTGACCGCGTCGAGCTGCGCGGCTTCGGCGCTTTCTCGGTGAAGCATCGCCCCGCGCGCGCCGGCCGCAATCCGCGCACGGGCGCCCATGTCCCCGTCGATCAGAAGAGCGTTCCGTTCTTCAAGACCGGCAAGGAAATGCGCGAGCGGCTGAACCGCGATCATCCGGATCCCGGCGCGCCGGATTAG
- the rpsA gene encoding 30S ribosomal protein S1: MASTSADTYSPSRDDFAAMLDESFAGGNLQESSVIKGKVVAIEKDMAVIDVGLKTEGRVALREFSGPGRDSEIKVGDEVEVFLDRIENALGEAVLSRDKARREESWGKLEKAFQNNEKVTGVIFNQVKGGFTVDLDGAVAFLPRSQVDIRPIRDVAPLMNNAQPFQILKMDRRRGNIVVSRRTVLEETRAEQRQELVQNLEEGQVIDGVVKNITDYGAFVDLGGIDGLLHVTDIAWRRVNHPTEVLSIGQTVKVKIIKINHETHRISLGMKQLLDDPWQGIEAKYPLGARFTGRVTNITDYGAFVELEPGIEGLIHVSEMSWTKKNMHPGKIVSTSQEVDVQVLEVDSVKRRISLGLKQTMRNPWEVFVEGHPTGSVVEGEVKNKTEFGLFLGLEGDVDGMVHLSDLDWKLPGEQVIDNYKKGDMVKAVVLDVDVEKERISLGIKQLEGDPFAEPGDVKKGAVVTCEVLEVKESGIEVKIAGTDFTTFVKRSELARDRNDQRAERFAVGEKVDARVIQFDKKARKVQVSIKALEVAEEKEAIAQYGSSDSGATLGDILGTALKNRDSK; this comes from the coding sequence ATGGCTTCGACTTCCGCTGATACCTATAGCCCGTCGCGCGACGATTTCGCCGCGATGCTCGACGAGTCCTTCGCAGGTGGCAACCTGCAGGAGAGCTCGGTCATCAAGGGCAAGGTGGTTGCTATCGAAAAGGACATGGCCGTCATCGACGTCGGCCTGAAGACTGAGGGCCGCGTTGCGCTGCGCGAATTTTCCGGCCCCGGCCGTGACAGCGAGATCAAGGTTGGCGACGAGGTAGAAGTGTTCCTCGATCGCATCGAAAACGCCCTTGGCGAAGCTGTGCTGTCGCGCGACAAGGCGCGCCGCGAGGAGAGCTGGGGCAAGCTGGAGAAGGCGTTTCAGAACAACGAGAAGGTCACGGGCGTCATCTTCAACCAGGTCAAGGGCGGCTTCACCGTCGATCTCGACGGTGCCGTGGCCTTCCTGCCGCGTTCGCAGGTCGACATCCGTCCGATCCGCGACGTTGCGCCGCTGATGAACAACGCACAGCCGTTCCAAATCCTCAAGATGGACCGCCGCCGCGGCAACATCGTCGTGTCCCGCCGCACGGTTCTCGAAGAGACCCGCGCCGAGCAGCGTCAGGAGCTGGTGCAGAACCTCGAAGAGGGGCAGGTCATCGACGGCGTCGTCAAGAACATCACCGATTACGGTGCGTTCGTTGACCTCGGCGGCATCGACGGCCTGCTGCACGTCACCGACATCGCGTGGCGCCGCGTCAACCATCCGACCGAGGTGCTCTCGATCGGCCAGACCGTGAAGGTCAAGATCATCAAGATCAACCACGAGACGCACCGCATCTCGCTGGGTATGAAGCAGCTCTTAGACGATCCGTGGCAGGGCATCGAAGCCAAGTACCCGCTGGGTGCCCGCTTCACCGGCCGTGTCACCAACATCACCGATTACGGAGCCTTCGTCGAGCTCGAGCCGGGCATCGAAGGCCTGATCCACGTCTCCGAGATGTCGTGGACCAAGAAGAACATGCACCCCGGCAAGATCGTGTCGACCTCGCAGGAAGTCGACGTGCAGGTGCTGGAAGTCGATTCCGTCAAGCGCCGCATCTCGCTCGGCCTCAAGCAGACCATGCGCAACCCGTGGGAGGTCTTCGTCGAAGGTCATCCGACCGGTTCCGTGGTCGAGGGCGAAGTCAAGAACAAGACCGAGTTCGGTCTGTTTCTGGGCCTCGAGGGCGACGTCGACGGCATGGTCCATCTCTCCGACCTCGACTGGAAGCTTCCGGGCGAGCAGGTGATCGACAACTACAAGAAGGGCGACATGGTGAAGGCCGTGGTGCTCGATGTGGACGTCGAGAAGGAGCGTATCTCGCTCGGCATCAAGCAGCTCGAAGGCGACCCCTTCGCCGAGCCGGGCGATGTCAAGAAGGGCGCGGTCGTGACCTGCGAAGTGCTCGAAGTGAAGGAGAGCGGCATCGAGGTGAAGATCGCCGGTACCGACTTCACCACCTTCGTCAAGCGCTCGGAGCTCGCGCGTGACCGCAACGACCAGCGCGCCGAACGCTTTGCCGTCGGTGAGAAGGTCGATGCCCGCGTCATCCAGTTCGACAAGAAGGCCCGCAAGGTCCAGGTGTCGATCAAGGCGCTCGAAGTCGCCGAAGAAAAGGAAGCCATCGCGCAGTACGGCTCCTCCGATTCGGGAGCGACGCTCGGCGATATCCTGGGCACCGCGCTCAAGAACCGCGACAGCAAGTAA
- the accD gene encoding acetyl-CoA carboxylase, carboxyltransferase subunit beta gives MNWLTNVVRPKIRNMLRRETPENLWIKCPDSGQLVFYKDVEANQFVIPGSNYHMRMGAVARLKSIFDNETWFDVALPDVTPDPLKFRDEKKYVDRIKDARARTNLNDAVKVGYGKLEGAGVVIAVQDFDFMGGSLGMAAGEALVRGLELAVEKKSPFIVFAASGGARMQEGILSLMQMPRTTVAVQMLREAKQPYIVVLTNPTTGGVTASYAMLGDVQIAEPGALIGFAGARVIEQTIREKLPEGFQRAEYLKEHGMVDMVVHRHELRPTLARLCRLLTKAPALDGASKSVQPVTTPAQIVSAPETAPAAPHA, from the coding sequence ATGAACTGGCTTACCAATGTGGTTCGGCCGAAGATCCGCAACATGCTGCGGCGGGAGACGCCGGAGAACCTGTGGATCAAGTGCCCGGATTCCGGACAGCTCGTGTTCTACAAAGACGTCGAGGCGAACCAGTTCGTCATCCCCGGCTCGAACTACCACATGCGCATGGGCGCGGTGGCGCGTTTGAAGTCGATCTTCGACAACGAGACCTGGTTCGATGTCGCCCTGCCCGACGTCACGCCCGATCCGCTCAAATTCCGCGACGAGAAGAAATACGTCGATCGCATCAAGGATGCCCGCGCGCGAACTAACCTCAACGACGCAGTCAAGGTCGGCTACGGCAAGCTCGAAGGCGCCGGCGTCGTCATCGCCGTGCAGGATTTCGATTTCATGGGCGGCTCGCTCGGCATGGCCGCGGGCGAAGCCCTCGTGCGTGGGCTCGAGCTCGCGGTCGAGAAGAAGTCACCCTTCATCGTGTTTGCGGCCTCCGGCGGGGCGCGCATGCAGGAAGGCATCCTGTCGCTGATGCAGATGCCGCGCACCACGGTCGCCGTGCAGATGCTGCGTGAGGCGAAGCAGCCCTACATCGTGGTGCTGACCAACCCGACCACCGGCGGCGTCACCGCATCCTATGCGATGCTCGGCGACGTGCAGATCGCCGAGCCCGGCGCGCTGATCGGCTTTGCCGGCGCGCGCGTGATCGAGCAGACCATCCGCGAAAAGCTGCCTGAAGGTTTCCAGCGCGCTGAGTACCTGAAAGAGCACGGCATGGTCGACATGGTCGTCCATCGCCACGAATTGCGCCCGACCCTGGCGCGGCTCTGCCGCCTGCTGACCAAGGCGCCGGCGCTTGATGGTGCCTCCAAATCGGTCCAGCCGGTGACGACCCCGGCACAGATCGTATCGGCTCCCGAGACGGCGCCGGCTGCGCCGCACGCGTGA
- the cmk gene encoding (d)CMP kinase: MIIAIDGPAASGKGTLGKRLAHHYGYRHLDTGVIYRAVAYALMQSGHDLRDEAAAVQAALELDPEWFGNPALKTQAAGEGASIVSAIPRVREVLVNFQRQFAADPPGAVLDGRDIGTVICPNADVKIFVVADPRVRARRRTMEARARGEEADEAAVLADIIQRDERDKNRPVAPLKPAPDAYLLDNSQLDIEGGVRAAIDIIEAVRAGRSRD; encoded by the coding sequence ATGATTATCGCCATCGATGGACCCGCGGCCTCGGGCAAGGGCACGCTCGGCAAGCGCCTCGCCCATCATTACGGTTATCGCCATCTCGATACCGGTGTGATCTATCGCGCCGTCGCTTATGCCCTGATGCAGTCGGGCCATGATCTCCGGGACGAAGCGGCGGCGGTACAGGCCGCATTGGAACTCGACCCGGAATGGTTCGGCAATCCCGCCCTGAAAACGCAAGCCGCGGGTGAAGGCGCCTCGATCGTCTCGGCGATCCCCAGGGTCCGCGAGGTCCTTGTCAATTTCCAGCGGCAATTCGCCGCCGATCCGCCCGGTGCCGTGCTGGACGGCCGGGACATTGGAACCGTGATCTGCCCTAATGCCGACGTGAAGATATTCGTCGTCGCCGACCCCAGGGTCCGTGCCCGCCGCCGCACCATGGAAGCGAGGGCGCGGGGCGAGGAGGCGGACGAGGCGGCCGTGCTGGCCGACATCATCCAGCGCGACGAACGGGACAAGAACCGGCCGGTTGCGCCTTTGAAACCAGCCCCCGATGCTTACTTGCTAGATAACTCTCAACTGGATATAGAAGGCGGCGTCCGGGCCGCCATCGACATTATCGAGGCCGTCCGAGCGGGCCGGTCGCGGGACTAA
- the trpB gene encoding tryptophan synthase subunit beta has translation MNIAKPNSYRSGPDERGHFGIFGGRFVAETLMPLILDLEKAYTAAKADPAFQAEMDGYLKNYVGRPSPLYFAERLTEHLGGAKIYLKREELNHTGSHKVNNVLGQIMLARRMGKKRIIAETGAGQHGVATATLCARFGLECVVYMGAVDVERQQPNVIRMAMLGATVHPVQSGTRTLKDAMNEALRDWVTNVHNTFYCIGTVAGPHPYPTLVRDFQSIIGSETRTQMQEVEGRLPDSLIACIGGGSNAMGLFHPFLDDPSVEIFGVEAAGHGLTQLHAASIAGGRPGVLHGNRTYLLMDADGQIQDAHSISAGLDYPGIGPEHSWLHEVGRVNYLSATDEEALAAFQLLSKLEGIIPALEPAHAIAKVMELAPKRPRDHLMVVNLSGRGDKDVPQVGDILKGKSK, from the coding sequence ATGAATATCGCCAAACCAAATTCCTATCGCAGCGGACCGGACGAGCGCGGCCATTTCGGCATCTTCGGCGGACGCTTCGTCGCTGAAACCCTGATGCCGCTGATCCTCGATCTGGAGAAAGCCTATACCGCGGCTAAGGCCGATCCGGCTTTCCAGGCCGAGATGGACGGTTATCTCAAGAATTATGTCGGCCGGCCCTCGCCGCTTTATTTCGCCGAACGCCTCACCGAGCATCTCGGCGGCGCCAAGATTTACCTGAAGCGCGAAGAGCTCAACCACACCGGCTCGCACAAGGTGAACAACGTGCTCGGCCAGATCATGCTGGCGCGGCGCATGGGCAAGAAGCGCATCATCGCCGAGACCGGCGCTGGCCAGCACGGCGTCGCCACGGCGACGCTGTGCGCGCGCTTCGGCCTCGAATGCGTGGTCTATATGGGCGCCGTCGACGTCGAGCGGCAGCAGCCCAACGTCATCCGCATGGCGATGCTGGGTGCAACGGTGCATCCGGTGCAGTCGGGCACGCGCACGCTGAAAGACGCCATGAACGAGGCACTGCGCGATTGGGTCACCAACGTGCACAACACCTTCTATTGCATCGGCACGGTGGCGGGCCCGCATCCTTATCCGACCTTGGTGCGCGACTTCCAGTCGATCATCGGCAGCGAGACGCGCACGCAGATGCAGGAGGTCGAAGGACGCCTGCCGGATTCGCTGATCGCCTGCATCGGCGGCGGCTCGAACGCGATGGGCCTGTTTCATCCCTTCCTCGACGATCCCTCCGTCGAGATCTTCGGCGTCGAAGCCGCGGGCCACGGGCTCACCCAGCTGCATGCCGCGTCCATCGCGGGCGGCCGCCCCGGCGTGCTCCACGGCAACCGCACTTATCTCCTGATGGATGCCGACGGCCAGATCCAGGATGCGCATTCGATCTCGGCCGGTCTCGACTATCCCGGCATCGGTCCGGAGCATTCCTGGCTGCATGAGGTCGGCCGCGTCAACTATCTCTCCGCGACCGACGAGGAGGCGCTCGCCGCGTTCCAGCTGCTCTCGAAGCTCGAAGGCATCATTCCCGCGCTCGAGCCCGCACACGCCATCGCCAAGGTGATGGAGCTCGCGCCGAAGCGGCCGAGGGATCACCTGATGGTCGTTAATCTCTCCGGCCGCGGCGACAAGGACGTCCCGCAGGTCGGCGACATCCTGAAGGGCAAGAGCAAGTGA
- a CDS encoding TIGR02300 family protein has translation MAKSELGTKRICPTTGKKFYDLNKNPVISPYTGEVVPIAPVAPSRAPRGAEARHAAAADTTPEPAEVEEVSLEEADAEENTGKVKAVVPESEDDIEVDETLDDDDDDDSTFIPDEEEGDEDVTDIIGDVGGDEET, from the coding sequence GTGGCCAAGTCCGAACTCGGAACCAAACGTATTTGCCCGACCACGGGCAAGAAGTTCTATGACCTCAACAAGAATCCGGTGATCTCGCCCTATACTGGCGAAGTCGTGCCGATCGCCCCCGTAGCGCCTTCCCGTGCGCCTCGCGGTGCCGAAGCTCGCCATGCGGCAGCCGCCGACACCACCCCGGAGCCGGCGGAGGTGGAGGAGGTCTCGCTGGAGGAGGCCGACGCCGAGGAGAACACCGGAAAGGTTAAGGCCGTCGTCCCCGAATCCGAGGACGACATCGAGGTCGATGAGACCCTCGACGATGACGATGACGATGATTCGACCTTCATTCCCGATGAAGAAGAGGGCGATGAGGACGTTACCGACATCATTGGTGATGTCGGCGGTGATGAAGAGACTTGA
- a CDS encoding MarR family transcriptional regulator — translation MPRKLSTLDPQRLDNQICFAVYSAAHAFNRVYKPLLDRLGLTYPQYLVMLVLWERDDVPVKDIGERLFLDSGTLTPLLKRLEAARLVKRTRSSEDERQVLIALTPQGHALKDKARSVPQSILAASDCSVSELVAMKDDIVALRDRLNAVIGE, via the coding sequence ATGCCCCGGAAATTATCGACCCTGGATCCGCAGCGCCTCGACAACCAGATCTGCTTCGCTGTCTATTCGGCCGCGCATGCCTTCAACCGCGTCTACAAGCCGCTCTTGGACCGGCTCGGCCTGACCTATCCGCAATATCTGGTGATGCTGGTGCTGTGGGAGCGCGACGACGTGCCGGTGAAGGACATCGGCGAAAGGCTGTTTCTCGATTCGGGCACGCTGACGCCGTTGCTGAAGCGGCTCGAAGCTGCTCGCCTGGTCAAGCGCACGCGTAGCAGCGAGGACGAGCGCCAAGTGCTGATCGCGCTGACCCCGCAGGGCCATGCGCTGAAGGACAAGGCGCGCAGTGTACCGCAATCGATCCTGGCCGCGTCGGACTGCTCGGTCTCGGAACTGGTCGCGATGAAGGATGACATCGTCGCGCTGAGGGATAGGTTGAATGCGGTGATTGGGGAGTAA